Proteins from one Podarcis raffonei isolate rPodRaf1 chromosome 1, rPodRaf1.pri, whole genome shotgun sequence genomic window:
- the TECPR2 gene encoding tectonin beta-propeller repeat-containing protein 2 isoform X2: MFAMASATPSFTFKEFCPLYYLLNAIPTKIQKGFRSIVVYLTALDTNEDYIAVGSSIGMLYLYCRRLNQMKKYNFEGKNESITVVKVLSCFDDLVAVGTASGKIAIFQLVSSLPGRNKQLRRFNVSGIHKSSITALAWSPNGMKLFSGDDKGKIVYSALDLDQGRCNSSLVLEEPSSVVQLDYSQKVLLVSTLQRSLLFYTEEKSVKQVGSQPRKNTGKLGACFVPGLCKQSDLTLFAARPGIRLWKSDVHGTVQATFILKDVFPVGMKPFELYPRLEPLSNSSCNFPDRQLGLISCFFQEGWVLSWNEYSIYLIDTVNQTLIGSLEGSGDIVSVSCTETEIFLLKGDRDIIRISSRPEGLVSIDRNGKSISPLSDTSPKLQSPYSVAAASVSSEPSPEASQTRNSFPSSQTPGDRNGSVARADLEVALLTERIRSQSFNGFGDLSTDPRRRGYSVASEPRSRSTSVSSVGSGCSFVTSGEQASVQVQKEGVLSLQRFSVISSEDFNQELVVKPIKVKKKKKKRSENSRYLSSLESTPSCERRDFADSPHSVNVDSFSIESSLMGSSEDQESVFCIESQNVPQEENGSQTFSVLHSPESVAALTPEDNDAPEVLKGSNGESEVGTSPARSSLASGSPLLFAGDKALSDGAECNWSPTSEQNEIVSKPPAQDEERCSILHKTEGTLAKLGVLDSLEETSPEKGMSGDMKASLSPEDSSGQEAGVETHTEQKQQLPLTDPVPPSPLPAPFKEESGLQESALPGQDFREPLTANPKASAASEWISNTSDAAAERSASSDEEDIYRHGLPYSSSETSVTEMGGCLPPQEKVRTSLDEGALLKSDQFAESWMGYAGPGYGILSLVVSEKYIWCLDYKGSLYCSALPSAGLRWQKFEDNVQQVAVSPSGTLLWKVEHKTNKAFACGKVTIKGKRHWYEALPETAFVSLSDDTAWIIRTNGDLYLQTGLSVDRPCARAVKVDCPYPLSQVTARNNVVWALTEHRALLYREGVSSFCPEGEQWKCDVISEMQALEPVYVTLGDQQTIWVLDIHGNLWFRTGVVSKKPQGDDNHWWQVSITDYVVFDQSSLFQTIIQATQTVATAAQAPVEKVADKLRTAFWPQPLQCQPSLLAVSSGGVWISSGKNEFHVAKGNLIGTYWNNVVPRGTASATKWAFALASAAPAKEGSFLWLCQSSKDLFCVSDQNPQFHPSTVQLPPDDEIEYYSACQDAIWCLDHLGRVFIRTLSPNCPTGMHWTRLDLAQLGAVKLKSLACGKQHIWACDSSGGIYFRVGTQPLNPSLMLPAWIMIEPPIQLLL, translated from the exons ATGTTTGCCATGGCATCGGCGACTCCATCGTTTACCTTCAAGGAGTTCTGTCCCTTGTACTATCTTCTCAATGCCATTCCTACAAAGATCCAAAAGGGATTCCGTTCCATTGTGGTATACCTCACTGCACTTGACACTAACGAGGACTACATCGCTGTGGGCAGCAGTATTGGAATGTTGTATTTATACTGCAGGCGCTTGAACCAGATGAAAAAGTACAATTTTGAG GGGAAAAATGAGTCTATCACTGTCGTGAAAGTCTTGAGCTGCTTTGATGATCTTGTTGCTGTTGGGACAGCTTCGGGCAAGATTGCTATTTTTCAGCTTGTCTCGTCCTTGCCAGGGAGAAACAAACAA CTTCGGAGATTTAACGTGTCTGGTATCCACAAAAGTAGCATCACAGCCTTGGCGTGGAGTCCCAATGGAATGAAATTGTTCTCTGGAGATGACAAAGGGAAAATAGTGTATTCTGCTCTGGATCTGGATCAG GGTCGTTGCAACTCCAGTTTGGTACTGGAAGAGCCTTCTTCAGTCGTGCAGCTGGATTATAGCCAGAAAGTGTTGCTGGTCTCCACATTACAGCGAAGTCTGCTTTTTTACACTGAAGAAAAATCTGTCAAGCAAGTTGGAAGCCAACCCAGAAAAAA TACTGGCAAACTTGGAGCATGTTTTGTACCTGGGCTGTGCAAGCAAAGCGACCTGACCCTGTTTGCTGCAAGGCCTGGGATCCGCCTTTGGAAATCGGATGTTCATGGGACTGTTCAGGCCACGTTTATTTTGAAAGATGTATTTCCTGTTGGAATGAAGCCTTTTGAATTATATCCCCGACTGGAGCCCTTAAGCAACAGCAGCTGCAATTTCCCAGACAGGCAACTTGGACTCATTTCCTGCTTCTTCCAGGAAGGATGGGTGCTGAGCTGGAATGAATATAGCATCTATTTAATTGATACAGTAAACCAG ACCCTGATTGGAAGTTTGGAAGGATCTGGCGATATTGTGTCTGTATCCTGCACAGAAACTGAGATTTTTCTCTTAAAGGGAGACAGAGATATCATTAGGATCTCAAGCAGACCAGAAGGATTGGTCTCAATAG ATAGGAATGGAAAATCGATTAGCCCGCTATCCGATACGAGCCCGAAGTTACAGAGCCCGTACTCGGTTGCTGCAGCGTCTGTGTCGTCCGAACCTTCTCCAGAAGCAAGCCAAACGCGGAACAGCTTCCCTTCGTCCCAAACGCCTGGTGACAGGAATGGCTCTGTCGCCAGAGCAGACCTGGAAGTGGCCCTGCTCACAGAGAGGATCCGTTCCCAGAGCTTCAACGGGTTCGGGGACTTGAGCACCGACCCGAGAAGGCGGGGCTACTCAGTGGCCAGTGAGCCCAGGAGCAGGAGCACCTCGGTCAGCTCTGTGGGCAGCGGCTGCAGTTTTGTGACCAGTGGAGAACAGGCCTCAGTCCAGGTCCAGAAAGAAGGTGTGCTTTCTTTGCAGCGGTTCAGTGTGATCAGTTCTGAAGACTTCAACCAGGAGTTGGTCGTCAAGCCAAtcaaagtgaagaagaagaaaaagaaaagatctg AAAATTCGAGATACCTCAGCTCTCTGGAGAGCACACCGTCCTGTGAACGTCGAGACTTTGCTGACAGCCCTCACTCTGTAAACGTGGACTCTTTCTCTATTGAATCTAGCCTCATGGGCAGTTCTGAAGACCAGGAAAGTGTATTCTGCATCGAATCCCAAAACGTGCCACAGGAGGAAAATGGTTCTCAGACATTCAGCGTCCTTCATTCGCCGGAGTCGGTAGCTGCTCTGACGCCAGAGGACAACGATGCGCCAGAAGTCCTGAAAGGTTCCAACGGCGAGAGCGAAGTGGGCACATCTCCCGCTAGGAGCTCTTTGGCTTCCGGTTCTCCCTTGCTTTTCGCAGGAGATAAAGCGCTTAGCGATGGCGCTGAATGTAATTGGAGCCCTACGTCTGAACAAAACGAAATCGTCTCAAAACCGCCAGCCCAGGATGAAGAGCGTTGTTCTATCCTGCATAAAACAGAAGGCACTTTAGCTAAGTTAGGTGTTTTAGATTCTCTGGAAGAGACAAGCCCTGAGAAAGGGATGtctggagatatgaaagccagcCTTAGTCCTGAGGACTCATCTGGTCAGGAGGCGGGAGTTGAGACCCACACggaacagaagcagcagctaCCTCTAACGGACCCAGTCCCCCCCAGTCCCCTTCCTGCCCCTTTTAAAGAGGAGAGCGGTCTTCAAGAGAGTGCATTACCCGGGCAGGATTTCAGGGAGCCACTGACGGCTAACCCCAAGGCTAGCGCTGCCAGTGAATGGATAAGCAACACCTCTGATGCAGCAGCTGAGAGATCTGCATCGAGTGATGAAGAGGATATCTACAGGCACGGTTTGCCTTACTCATCCTCTGAGACTAGTGTGACAGAAATGGGGGGCTGCCTCCCGCCCCAGGAAAAGGTCAGAACCAGCTTAGATGAAGGAGCGCTTTTAAAGTCGGATCAG TTTGCAGAAAGCTGGATGGGCTACGCAGGTCCTGGCTATGGAATACTGAGCCTGGTTGTCTCTGAAAAATACATCTGGTGCCTGGACTACAAAGGCAGCCTGTACTGCAGTGCTTTACCTAGTGCTGGTCTACGCTGGCAGAAGTTTGAAGATAACGTCCAGCAGGTGGCAGTCTCTCCTTCAG GgactcttctctggaaggttgagCACAAAACCAATAAAGCCTTTGCCTGTGGAAAAGTGACTATTAAAGGAAAGCGTCACTGGTACGAAGCTTTGCCTGAGACAGCGTTTGTATCTTTGAGTGATGACACTGCCTGGATTATCCGAACAAACGGCGATCTGTACCTGCAGACAG GCCTGAGTGTGGATCGTCCCTGTGCCAGAGCAGTAAAAGTGGACTGTCCCTATCCGCTCTCGCAGGTCACAGCCAGAAATAATGTTGTCTGGGCATTAACTGAGCATCGTGCGCTTCTGTACCGCGAGGGGGTAAGCAGCTTCTGCCCTGAAGGGGAGCAGTGGAAATGCGATGTCATCAG TGAAATGCAAGCTCTAGAACCAGTGTATGTGACTCTTGGAGACCAGCAGACCATATGGGTTTTAGACATCCATGGCAATCTGTGGTTCAGAACGGGCGTTGTTTCCAAGAAACCACAAGGGGATGATAACCACTGGTGGCAA gtaagcATTACGGATTATGTAGTCTTTGACCAGAGCAGCCTTTTCCAGACCATCATCCAGGCAACCCAGACAGTAGCCACAGCAGCTCAGGCCCCCGTCGAGAAGGTGGCAGACAAACTCCGCACAGCTTTCTGGCCACAGCCGCTTCAGTGTCAGCCAAGTCTCCTCGCTGTCAGCAGCGGCGGCGTCTGGATCTCGTCGGGGAAGAACGAGTTTCACGTAGCGAAGGGAAACCTCATAG gTACTTATTGGAATAACGTCGTGCCTCGCGGCACTGCTTCGGCCACAAAATGGGCGTTTGCGTTGGCTTCCGCAGCTCCAGCAAAAGAAG
- the TECPR2 gene encoding tectonin beta-propeller repeat-containing protein 2 isoform X3: protein MFAMASATPSFTFKEFCPLYYLLNAIPTKIQKGFRSIVVYLTALDTNEDYIAVGSSIGMLYLYCRRLNQMKKYNFEGKNESITVVKVLSCFDDLVAVGTASGKIAIFQLVSSLPGRNKQLRRFNVSGIHKSSITALAWSPNGMKLFSGDDKGKIVYSALDLDQGRCNSSLVLEEPSSVVQLDYSQKVLLVSTLQRSLLFYTEEKSVKQVGSQPRKNTGKLGACFVPGLCKQSDLTLFAARPGIRLWKSDVHGTVQATFILKDVFPVGMKPFELYPRLEPLSNSSCNFPDRQLGLISCFFQEGWVLSWNEYSIYLIDTVNQTLIGSLEGSGDIVSVSCTETEIFLLKGDRDIIRISSRPEGLVSIDRNGKSISPLSDTSPKLQSPYSVAAASVSSEPSPEASQTRNSFPSSQTPGDRNGSVARADLEVALLTERIRSQSFNGFGDLSTDPRRRGYSVASEPRSRSTSVSSVGSGCSFVTSGEQASVQVQKEGVLSLQRFSVISSEDFNQELVVKPIKVKKKKKKRSENSRYLSSLESTPSCERRDFADSPHSVNVDSFSIESSLMGSSEDQESVFCIESQNVPQEENGSQTFSVLHSPESVAALTPEDNDAPEVLKGSNGESEVGTSPARSSLASGSPLLFAGDKALSDGAECNWSPTSEQNEIVSKPPAQDEERCSILHKTEGTLAKLGVLDSLEETSPEKGMSGDMKASLSPEDSSGQEAGVETHTEQKQQLPLTDPVPPSPLPAPFKEESGLQESALPGQDFREPLTANPKASAASEWISNTSDAAAERSASSDEEDIYRHGLPYSSSETSVTEMGGCLPPQEKVRTSLDEGALLKSDQFAESWMGYAGPGYGILSLVVSEKYIWCLDYKGSLYCSALPSAGLRWQKFEDNVQQVAVSPSGTLLWKVEHKTNKAFACGKVTIKGKRHWYEALPETAFVSLSDDTAWIIRTNGDLYLQTGLSVDRPCARAVKVDCPYPLSQVTARNNVVWALTEHRALLYREGVSSFCPEGEQWKCDVISEMQALEPVYVTLGDQQTIWVLDIHGNLWFRTGVVSKKPQGDDNHWWQVSITDYVVFDQSSLFQTIIQATQTVATAAQAPVEKVADKLRTAFWPQPLQCQPSLLAVSSGGVWISSGKNEFHVAKGNLIGTYWNNVVPRGTASATKWAFALASAAPAKEGSFLWLCQSSKDLFCVSDQNPQFHPSTVQLPPDDEIEYYSACQDAIWCLDHLGRVFIRTLSPNCPTGMHWTRLDLAQLASWSQLG, encoded by the exons ATGTTTGCCATGGCATCGGCGACTCCATCGTTTACCTTCAAGGAGTTCTGTCCCTTGTACTATCTTCTCAATGCCATTCCTACAAAGATCCAAAAGGGATTCCGTTCCATTGTGGTATACCTCACTGCACTTGACACTAACGAGGACTACATCGCTGTGGGCAGCAGTATTGGAATGTTGTATTTATACTGCAGGCGCTTGAACCAGATGAAAAAGTACAATTTTGAG GGGAAAAATGAGTCTATCACTGTCGTGAAAGTCTTGAGCTGCTTTGATGATCTTGTTGCTGTTGGGACAGCTTCGGGCAAGATTGCTATTTTTCAGCTTGTCTCGTCCTTGCCAGGGAGAAACAAACAA CTTCGGAGATTTAACGTGTCTGGTATCCACAAAAGTAGCATCACAGCCTTGGCGTGGAGTCCCAATGGAATGAAATTGTTCTCTGGAGATGACAAAGGGAAAATAGTGTATTCTGCTCTGGATCTGGATCAG GGTCGTTGCAACTCCAGTTTGGTACTGGAAGAGCCTTCTTCAGTCGTGCAGCTGGATTATAGCCAGAAAGTGTTGCTGGTCTCCACATTACAGCGAAGTCTGCTTTTTTACACTGAAGAAAAATCTGTCAAGCAAGTTGGAAGCCAACCCAGAAAAAA TACTGGCAAACTTGGAGCATGTTTTGTACCTGGGCTGTGCAAGCAAAGCGACCTGACCCTGTTTGCTGCAAGGCCTGGGATCCGCCTTTGGAAATCGGATGTTCATGGGACTGTTCAGGCCACGTTTATTTTGAAAGATGTATTTCCTGTTGGAATGAAGCCTTTTGAATTATATCCCCGACTGGAGCCCTTAAGCAACAGCAGCTGCAATTTCCCAGACAGGCAACTTGGACTCATTTCCTGCTTCTTCCAGGAAGGATGGGTGCTGAGCTGGAATGAATATAGCATCTATTTAATTGATACAGTAAACCAG ACCCTGATTGGAAGTTTGGAAGGATCTGGCGATATTGTGTCTGTATCCTGCACAGAAACTGAGATTTTTCTCTTAAAGGGAGACAGAGATATCATTAGGATCTCAAGCAGACCAGAAGGATTGGTCTCAATAG ATAGGAATGGAAAATCGATTAGCCCGCTATCCGATACGAGCCCGAAGTTACAGAGCCCGTACTCGGTTGCTGCAGCGTCTGTGTCGTCCGAACCTTCTCCAGAAGCAAGCCAAACGCGGAACAGCTTCCCTTCGTCCCAAACGCCTGGTGACAGGAATGGCTCTGTCGCCAGAGCAGACCTGGAAGTGGCCCTGCTCACAGAGAGGATCCGTTCCCAGAGCTTCAACGGGTTCGGGGACTTGAGCACCGACCCGAGAAGGCGGGGCTACTCAGTGGCCAGTGAGCCCAGGAGCAGGAGCACCTCGGTCAGCTCTGTGGGCAGCGGCTGCAGTTTTGTGACCAGTGGAGAACAGGCCTCAGTCCAGGTCCAGAAAGAAGGTGTGCTTTCTTTGCAGCGGTTCAGTGTGATCAGTTCTGAAGACTTCAACCAGGAGTTGGTCGTCAAGCCAAtcaaagtgaagaagaagaaaaagaaaagatctg AAAATTCGAGATACCTCAGCTCTCTGGAGAGCACACCGTCCTGTGAACGTCGAGACTTTGCTGACAGCCCTCACTCTGTAAACGTGGACTCTTTCTCTATTGAATCTAGCCTCATGGGCAGTTCTGAAGACCAGGAAAGTGTATTCTGCATCGAATCCCAAAACGTGCCACAGGAGGAAAATGGTTCTCAGACATTCAGCGTCCTTCATTCGCCGGAGTCGGTAGCTGCTCTGACGCCAGAGGACAACGATGCGCCAGAAGTCCTGAAAGGTTCCAACGGCGAGAGCGAAGTGGGCACATCTCCCGCTAGGAGCTCTTTGGCTTCCGGTTCTCCCTTGCTTTTCGCAGGAGATAAAGCGCTTAGCGATGGCGCTGAATGTAATTGGAGCCCTACGTCTGAACAAAACGAAATCGTCTCAAAACCGCCAGCCCAGGATGAAGAGCGTTGTTCTATCCTGCATAAAACAGAAGGCACTTTAGCTAAGTTAGGTGTTTTAGATTCTCTGGAAGAGACAAGCCCTGAGAAAGGGATGtctggagatatgaaagccagcCTTAGTCCTGAGGACTCATCTGGTCAGGAGGCGGGAGTTGAGACCCACACggaacagaagcagcagctaCCTCTAACGGACCCAGTCCCCCCCAGTCCCCTTCCTGCCCCTTTTAAAGAGGAGAGCGGTCTTCAAGAGAGTGCATTACCCGGGCAGGATTTCAGGGAGCCACTGACGGCTAACCCCAAGGCTAGCGCTGCCAGTGAATGGATAAGCAACACCTCTGATGCAGCAGCTGAGAGATCTGCATCGAGTGATGAAGAGGATATCTACAGGCACGGTTTGCCTTACTCATCCTCTGAGACTAGTGTGACAGAAATGGGGGGCTGCCTCCCGCCCCAGGAAAAGGTCAGAACCAGCTTAGATGAAGGAGCGCTTTTAAAGTCGGATCAG TTTGCAGAAAGCTGGATGGGCTACGCAGGTCCTGGCTATGGAATACTGAGCCTGGTTGTCTCTGAAAAATACATCTGGTGCCTGGACTACAAAGGCAGCCTGTACTGCAGTGCTTTACCTAGTGCTGGTCTACGCTGGCAGAAGTTTGAAGATAACGTCCAGCAGGTGGCAGTCTCTCCTTCAG GgactcttctctggaaggttgagCACAAAACCAATAAAGCCTTTGCCTGTGGAAAAGTGACTATTAAAGGAAAGCGTCACTGGTACGAAGCTTTGCCTGAGACAGCGTTTGTATCTTTGAGTGATGACACTGCCTGGATTATCCGAACAAACGGCGATCTGTACCTGCAGACAG GCCTGAGTGTGGATCGTCCCTGTGCCAGAGCAGTAAAAGTGGACTGTCCCTATCCGCTCTCGCAGGTCACAGCCAGAAATAATGTTGTCTGGGCATTAACTGAGCATCGTGCGCTTCTGTACCGCGAGGGGGTAAGCAGCTTCTGCCCTGAAGGGGAGCAGTGGAAATGCGATGTCATCAG TGAAATGCAAGCTCTAGAACCAGTGTATGTGACTCTTGGAGACCAGCAGACCATATGGGTTTTAGACATCCATGGCAATCTGTGGTTCAGAACGGGCGTTGTTTCCAAGAAACCACAAGGGGATGATAACCACTGGTGGCAA gtaagcATTACGGATTATGTAGTCTTTGACCAGAGCAGCCTTTTCCAGACCATCATCCAGGCAACCCAGACAGTAGCCACAGCAGCTCAGGCCCCCGTCGAGAAGGTGGCAGACAAACTCCGCACAGCTTTCTGGCCACAGCCGCTTCAGTGTCAGCCAAGTCTCCTCGCTGTCAGCAGCGGCGGCGTCTGGATCTCGTCGGGGAAGAACGAGTTTCACGTAGCGAAGGGAAACCTCATAG gTACTTATTGGAATAACGTCGTGCCTCGCGGCACTGCTTCGGCCACAAAATGGGCGTTTGCGTTGGCTTCCGCAGCTCCAGCAAAAGAAG